Part of the Acidimicrobiia bacterium genome, CCCAACACGAGTCGACGGCCTACACAGCTGATGGCGATTGACAGAACCGGTCCGGTGGTGCCGTTGCCGGCCTGATGGGCCGCCTGTTCGGCGCCCCCAATGAGCCGGTCGAAGTTGGCTTGCATCAGCTGGGCTCGCTTGCCCATCGGGACGTCTCCGGCGAACGTCAGCGACTGCTGCCGTTCGTCCACAGCCAGGATTGTTCGCACGAGGTAGCGGCCGTCCGGATCCTGGCGAACTGCCAGCGGGAACAGCAGGCCGGTTGCCGGCAGGCCTTCCGCAAGGTCGCCCAGGTACTGCTTGTAGAGCTCCAGGGCGGGCCGGCCGTCGAGCTCGTAGAGCACGCTCCCTTCCGATCGTGTGATGATCCGCTCGGGGCCGAAGATGTCCCAACCTCCCTGCGAACCGTGGCGGAATCGAATCGAATCCCCGTAGAATCCGACCGCAGTCACCCGCTGTTCGACCGGTGCGCCGTCGACCAGCACCCAGGTTCGTTCGAATCGATCGCCGTCGGCGGCCAGGCCGCCGGTGACGGGGGTTCCCTTTGGCAGCCGGCTGGTGATGCCCCTCACGAGTTCGGATCCGTTCACGTGTAGTCCGTCGGACAGGACCAGGACCGCGGTGAGATCCGGTCCTTCGAGCTGGGCGGCCAGCGACTCTCCGGCCCTGAACGAATCCTCCCCCGATTCGCAATCCGCCACCGCCATCCGCACCCGGGCGGAGCCGAACTCCACGACGGCCACGGACAGCGAACCGTCCCGGACCCGTGCCCCGGAGATCTCGCCGGCAGTCGAGCAGCCGGCGATGACGGCCCCGGGCATGGCAGAGCGGAGTTCGACCAGGGGACCGGGATCATGGCGATAGGTGTCGGCTGCGCCGAAGGCAAGAACCAGCGTGCGCTCCGGATTGGACACCGTCGGCAATGGACGGGTCCACCCTTGACTCAAGTCGTGTTCGGTGCAGTAGACATCCACCGGCGCTCCCTGGTTGTTCTTCTAGCTAGTCGACAGTATTCCCGGTCCGCCTTAGGAGATTGCTCACGCCCGGGTGAATGCCGGCTGCCGTTCGGGGCCTACTGCAGAAGCGATCAACAGTCGTCGAGCCGCGGCTGGGGAGGAACAGGCGCTTGCGCGCGGCTGGTGGAGCTTCCTCGGCCGGATCAACGCTCGATTGTCATCACATACCCACCCGGGCCGTAGAACTCATCAACCACCACGAGGAAGTAGGTGGCGTCGGTGTCGGCTCTGAAGCTCAGCCGGGCGTCGGTGCCGAACAGGCCGCCTCCCGAGCTGTCGTCCCGGCCGAGGAAGTCGGCCTCATTGCCCTCCAGGTCGATGATGATTTCCGGATCCATCAATACGGCACTCACCGTCACGGTGATCCGGTCTCCGGCCGACAAGTCGATGCGATAGGTATCGATATCACCGGGATAGTCGGCGTACCCAACGACGGTCTGGCCCGGCACAACGACCGTCTCGTCGTCGGGGTCGGACAGCGGCCGCAACGGAAGGTTGCTCGTCAGCGTCACGTCGATCGGTACGGGTGCGAAGGAGTCGAGGGTCAGGAAGTATGGGCCGTCGAACGGTGCTACCACGGTCAGCGATTCTGTTCCAGTTTCGCCTTCGTCGGCCTCCCCTTCCAGGAACCCGTCGAAGGCGGTGAGCGCCACGTATACGTCACCATCGCTGGTGGCCTCTACCTGCAGTTCTTCGCCCGCCAGCATGTCCACCACCCATGTCTTCTCAACGAAGTAATGTTCAATCGGCCCGGTATAGCTGAGCTCGCCGGGCCCACCGGGGAAGGACCGGTCGGCGATACCGTCGGTGTCGCGGCCGGCCAGCATGTCGGCCAGCCTCTCCCGTACGTCGGCCGCAGATGCGGCTAGAGCGAAACCTTCCGATCCGAGGCCGGAGATGCCGATCACCGTTCCGTTGTCGTCGACCAGGGCACCGCCGCTCTGGCCGCCGGCGATCACCGCGTCGGTCTGCAGAAACTCGAGACCAAGCGCATCGATTGTCCGCACCCGGGACAGGATCCCCCTCGTCAGGGTCGGCTGCGGATATTCCTCGACCTCACCGGGATAACCGATCAGATACAGCTCGCCGCCCACTGCCAGCCCGTCCGGGTCGCCGAGCGTGACCGGTTCGGGCAGCCGCGGTGCGGCCCGGCTCACATCCACGATGGCCAGATCGGCGATCTCGTCGATGTGGGTGACGTCGGCATCGAGGAGTTCCGTCCCGTCCGGAAAAACCACCCTCACGTCGTCGTAGGGCCAGACCACATGAGCGTTGGTCACCAGATGCCACTCGTCGAACAGCACCCCCGAACCTGAACCCAGGTCGGTTTCGATGTACGCCAGGGCCGGCGACACAGTCTCGAAGACCTCCTGTGGGCTCAAAGCAGCCGAAACGGTTGAGGTAGTGGTCGAGGTGGGGGGTACAGTTGTAGAGGGCCGGCGAACGATCGAAGTCGATACCGACGGCCCGCTGCAGGCCGCCAGTAACACCATCATCCCGATCGCAAGCGCTCTTCTCACCGTCGTGTCCATCTCCGGGTCCTTGGTTGACATCGGCCGGAGGCCGTCGTGTCTGAAGCAGCACACTATCCCGCCTGCGCCACGATCACGAGGGCTCGTTCGAGAGATCAAGAAGGACTGCGGGGGCCCGAACAGCTGATTGCCGCCGAGTCCTGGGTGCCGGCAGCAACCGATTGTCCTTGAGGTAGGTGGCCCCTCGCAGCAGGGTGGTGGTCACCTCTCGGTCGGTGGTCAGCAGGATCGTCTCGTAGATCTGCACCTGCCCTGGATCGGCGACGGTGTCGTAGTGGGGTTCGGGGGCCTGATTCCAGGCTCTCACTCAACTGCTGCGCAACCACCGATGGGCCGCAGAGATCGAAGCTACGCAATGTGCCGTCGAGAAGACGCGGTAGGGGTCCGGTGCCACCAGACCCGGCGCGATCGGGGCCGCTTCGTGAACCGTCCGGCTGGTGACTCGCAGGCACGGGTCACACCACCAGGAACCGTCCGTCAGTTGCTGGGCGAGGAGTCGCGTTACCCCGCGTTCGATCTGGTTTCGATCCACGATTCCGACCGCGGCGGCGAGAGCAAACGCGGACTGGGGTGCTGAATGGGACTTCGCAAGCTCCTCCTCCGCTCGATGAGCAGGAGGTGGATCCGGCTCGATCTGGCGGTCCATCCACAGGCTGTATCCATACCCCGGCCACCAATACGAGGGGCGCTCCCATCGACGAGCGAACCGCTCCAGCCATTCGAGACATTTCCGGTACGGCGCCTCATCGCCCATCCGGCGGAAGTACCAGGCCGCCATCTGTGTCACGTCGGGGTGAGCGGCATGCCAGCCGGTCGTTTCGGCCGCGGCGTCGGTCACGTAGGTCGGGTAGGAGCCGTCCGACCGTTGACTGTCTTTCACCCACTCGTTGAGGAACCGTGGAGCCGACAACCCCTCGCTCTCGATCACCAGCAGCGCCTGGAGAGTCGAATCCAAGTCGCGACCGACTCTTCTGTTGTACCCCCAGCCCCCGTCGAGGGGTCCCACCTTCAGCAGATACTCCGCGGCCCGACTGCGGAGGTCGGCGAGTTCATCGACCCCCATCGTCACCAGCGCCACGTGCGCCGTGATCCACTCGACCGATGCTCCCGGCGTCAGCTGGAACCCACGGAGGCTGCCGTCGTCTCTCTGACACGACTGGAGGAATTCTGCTCCGAGCCGAACGGCCTCGGGCGCCACATCCGCCGACGGCACCGGCCAGGCAAGCGAATGACGTGGTGCCCGACTCCGCCAGGCCTGTATCCGATCTGTCGAGGAGGCGAGGGCAAACCGGGCCATCCGCCACACCTCCGATGGAGTCATCGCAGCAGCGCCTCGACGAAGCCCAAGGTGCGGGAGCGGGCAACGTGGTCGAGAGCCATCGCCTTGTGGATCGTGGCTTGCAGCTGCCGGCGCAGGTCGCTCCTGACCGGCCGGTGCGCCCGGCTGCTTGCCACCAGCTTCACCGCCTGGACCAGGTAGCACATCACATTCCAGCCCTGGGGGTTACCGAGGTATCTATTGGGCCGGAAACCGAGAAGGTCTTCGTCGAGATCCATCCAATCGTCCCAGGCTGCCAGGAAACGACCGAGCGCCCGATGCATGTCGATGTGTGCTGGGTCGTTCGTGCCCATCAAACCGAGAAAGGCACTGGGCAGAGCCTTGGCCGGCATTGGGTCATCCGACTCTCCTACCTCGGAGCGATACATGGTCGACAGTAGATCGAGTGCCAGTGACATATGTCCCCGGTCGTTGCCCCATCGCCCGACGAACCCCGCCAGAGCCACGTGGAAGAGCTCGGTCACCGGTTCATGCTCGGACCCAACCGGCTCGAATCGCTGTCGCTCGGGATCATTCAACACCCTCGCCAGATGAGGGGGCGCCAGCGATCCAACCAGGGCCGCCGATCGTTCGGGACCCCGGTCCAGCACCGAGTCGAAGACGGCGACCGCCAGATTGAAGGCCCCGGCGGCCGCATAGACCACGTCTTCGGTATCCGGTTCCGCAGTGATCCAGCAGGCCGCCGCACCCCACCCGGCAATCTGGCTGAGGCGCTTGGTGTCGCCCCGCTCCGGGACCGCCGCGGCAACTCGAGCAAGCAGCAGCTCGTCAAAGAGACGCTCGAAGGCGGGTGGTGGGGAGCACTCGGTGTCGACCGGCACCACCCCGCGCAGCAATTCGAGTGTCTCCGAGCGTCCCGACCCGGAGACACCCAGTCTCCGACGCAACCATCGACCGGCTACCAGATGCCGCTATCCGAGAATGCGCTCGAGGCCGAGACGTTGCCGTTCAGCGTCTGGCGCTCGATCCGGACCGACACCGTCGACTCCACGCTATCGATGTCGAGGATGGCCCCACCACCAACGTCGGTCACCGAGTCGGCCGGAAGGCTGACGGTCACACCCACCGCCCACTCCTTCAGTTCACAACTCGATGCATTGGTGCAGGTCTTCTCTCTCGTTCCGGTTCCGGGGCCGGTTCCGCTGTACACGTTGCGGATGAAGATCGAATCAGCATTGCGTCGCACCCAGTCCGTCTTCTTGTTTCCCCAGACGTTGGTGGTCTCCTCCCGGTGGTAGACCTTCACTTCGCAGCCGATGCTTGAATAGAACAAGAGGTTGGTCTTGAACGCTTCAATCTCGGCTTTCCATTGGCCATCGCCGCTCAGGACCGATATCTCACTTGGCACTGCGTTCCCCCTTCTCTTTGCTGTCATTATCCTTCGATTCCGAGTGGTGCCCGCCCGGGCCACAGTCGATGTCTTCACGGCCGGGGAGTTCGGGCACCCGCACCTCGTCGACGATGTCGATGCCCACCTCGAAGCGGGGGCTCAACTTGATGGCTACTGCGGCCAGGTCGAGCTCGAACACGGCTCCGTCGTCCTTTACCGCCTCCCGGTTCTGCTCCACCTTCGGCCCGAAGTCGAGCCGGGGGATCTCGACGTCGAGGTTGGGCAGCTCAAACTCCACGCCGGGCTCCTCGCAGCCACATCGGTTGGTGTCGGGCACGTCGGCACGCCAGGTCCGTCCGCCCTGAAGACGCCAGTCCACTCTGTCTCCACCGTCCACCCAACGATCGAAGGTCCGAGAGTCGAACTCTCTCACCTCGACGCGTTCCGAACGACGAAAGGCAGTCGCCTCGACCGAGTGAAGCTTCCAACCCGCCGCGATCGACTCGCCGAGCGTTTCGAAGAAGGTGTCCTCGGCGTCGACGATGCCGGCGCCCACGTTGCCGGCGAAGTCCCTGAGCAGCTCGTCGCGGTCACCGGACGACTCGTCGTCATGTTCGTAGACGGCCACCGCCACCGAGATGAACCCGTAACGCTGCGGCACTCGCACCGTGAAGGTGCGATTGATCGACCGGTCTTCACCAGAGTCGACATCGCTGAAGGGGCCGGTCCGCCACGAGATCATCGGCTGGGTTCCACCGTGGGGGATAACCAACCCCAACACGAACGGCTCGTCGGAGTTGGAGAATCGATCCCAATCCGACTCCTCGATGCAATGAAGCTGCCTGAAGTGAACCCGGTACTCACGCCACGGCACACCATTGCCGAAGGTGCCGGTGGTGGAGGTGGCGTCCACATGTCCGTAGATGCGGTAGTCGCCTTCTGAACCGCCGTCACATCGCAACGAGAAGTTGTGTCTCCCGCCCGGACCAAGTGCATTGAGGGTGGCGGCGCTGATCATCTGGTGGTCCTTGTCGACGAAGTCGGCGTCGTAGCCCCATATGCCCTTGAAGAAGTCGACGACCGACTCCAACACTCCGACCACGGTGTCCCACAGCCCTTCGAGGGCGGCGAGGATGACGTCGCCGACGTTCGGGGCATCGTTGAGCAGGGTCACCGTGTTGGGAATACCGTCTATGGGTCCGATCACATAGGCGGCAGTGTCTCCACGCTCGAAGTCGTTGTGCCCGAGCAGGGTCTGAAACAGTGACCGGCTCGACGCCCCGCCGCTGGGCGGCACCCCGTGGTCGAGGATCGGGTACCGAACCCCGTTGACGAACGGCACGATGTCGGCGTCGGTGCCCGCATTCCCGGTATTGGCGGTTCGGATCTGGAGCCGCAGATACCAGTCCTCGGTGTCGTCGTGACCCTGAACCGGCGGATAGCTGCCGGCGGTGACGAACCGGTAGGGGATCTGAGCGAAGTCCTCCCACGGGTCGGTCGGGGTTTTGTAGTTGGCTCGCGACACGCCCTCGGTCTTCACCTGCTGCCAGAAGTCTTGGAGGCCTGCCTCGTCCATGACGTGGTCGAGGGTGTGAAGCCACTGACACGAGGTTCGATACGCCAGCTCATAGGCGATATCAAAGGCCTCCCGGCCGGTGATTTCCAGGCCCCTCACGTCCACACCAAGTTCCGCCTGCCAGTGGCTGTCGACGTTGATGCCCGGCTCGACCCACAGGATGTCGTCGGGCAGATCGATACCACCCACGTCGGGTGGGGTGAGCGGCACCGCCTCCTGGCACTGTTTGAACCACCGGCACAGCGAGCCCTGCGAGACGGGTGAGGCGGCGTGACAGATCACCGACATGAGACGACGGCCGACCGGGCCGATGCGGTTGAGGATCGTGCAGGCGAAAAGAAACGCCCCATGGGGTTTGATTCCCAGGTGGTGCGGCAGTTCGTACGAGCCGGTCCAGAGGCTCAACTTCGCCCGGTCGGCGGGATCGACTTCGAACCAGGTGCAGTTCCTCAGTCTTTTGTCGTCGATCCAGTTGGAGTGGGAGTAGAAGTCCTGCATGGCATGCAGTGAGACGCCGACGGCGTTGTGGGCCATC contains:
- a CDS encoding FIST N-terminal domain-containing protein — translated: MDVYCTEHDLSQGWTRPLPTVSNPERTLVLAFGAADTYRHDPGPLVELRSAMPGAVIAGCSTAGEISGARVRDGSLSVAVVEFGSARVRMAVADCESGEDSFRAGESLAAQLEGPDLTAVLVLSDGLHVNGSELVRGITSRLPKGTPVTGGLAADGDRFERTWVLVDGAPVEQRVTAVGFYGDSIRFRHGSQGGWDIFGPERIITRSEGSVLYELDGRPALELYKQYLGDLAEGLPATGLLFPLAVRQDPDGRYLVRTILAVDERQQSLTFAGDVPMGKRAQLMQANFDRLIGGAEQAAHQAGNGTTGPVLSIAISCVGRRLVLGDRTEEEVEATLEGLPAGSHQLGFYSYGEISPYSDGTCQLHNQTMTLTTISEDI
- a CDS encoding serine protease; this translates as MDTTVRRALAIGMMVLLAACSGPSVSTSIVRRPSTTVPPTSTTTSTVSAALSPQEVFETVSPALAYIETDLGSGSGVLFDEWHLVTNAHVVWPYDDVRVVFPDGTELLDADVTHIDEIADLAIVDVSRAAPRLPEPVTLGDPDGLAVGGELYLIGYPGEVEEYPQPTLTRGILSRVRTIDALGLEFLQTDAVIAGGQSGGALVDDNGTVIGISGLGSEGFALAASAADVRERLADMLAGRDTDGIADRSFPGGPGELSYTGPIEHYFVEKTWVVDMLAGEELQVEATSDGDVYVALTAFDGFLEGEADEGETGTESLTVVAPFDGPYFLTLDSFAPVPIDVTLTSNLPLRPLSDPDDETVVVPGQTVVGYADYPGDIDTYRIDLSAGDRITVTVSAVLMDPEIIIDLEGNEADFLGRDDSSGGGLFGTDARLSFRADTDATYFLVVVDEFYGPGGYVMTIER
- a CDS encoding terpene cyclase/mutase family protein, encoding MTPSEVWRMARFALASSTDRIQAWRSRAPRHSLAWPVPSADVAPEAVRLGAEFLQSCQRDDGSLRGFQLTPGASVEWITAHVALVTMGVDELADLRSRAAEYLLKVGPLDGGWGYNRRVGRDLDSTLQALLVIESEGLSAPRFLNEWVKDSQRSDGSYPTYVTDAAAETTGWHAAHPDVTQMAAWYFRRMGDEAPYRKCLEWLERFARRWERPSYWWPGYGYSLWMDRQIEPDPPPAHRAEEELAKSHSAPQSAFALAAAVGIVDRNQIERGVTRLLAQQLTDGSWWCDPCLRVTSRTVHEAAPIAPGLVAPDPYRVFSTAHCVASISAAHRWLRSS